Genomic DNA from Thalassoroseus pseudoceratinae:
TGCGGGATTGCCTCCGTGAGTGAGGCTGCTGAGCCGTCCGCGACGTCGTCTCCGCAAGCAACAACGAACCTGCGACCCGGTCACGATTGGCCGAAATTCCTCGGTCCCGACGGCACCGGGGTTTCGCAGGAAACGAACCTCCTCAGTGAGTGGCCGGAGGGCGGTCCCAAAGTGGTCTGGAAGCAACAGATCGGCACGGGCTACAGTGCGCCTTCGGTTCGGAATGGTCGGCTCGTCATTTTCCATCGGCTAGAAGACGAGGAAATCATCGAGTGCCAGAACGCAGCGACTGGGGAATCAATCTGGAAGACGAGCTATCCGTCAACGTACTCCGACCCCTACGGCTACAACAATGGTCCACGTTGCACACCGTTGCTCACTGAGGAACGGTGTTTCACCTACGGGGCCGAAGGCAAGCTGGTCTGTACCGACCTGCAAACTGGCAAGCAACTCTGGAAGCGGGATGTCAAAGCGGATTGGAAATTGCCCCAGGCGTTCTTTGGAATCGGTTGCACGCCGATTTTAGAAGGCGACCGGTTAATCGTCTTGGTCGGTGGACAGCCAAATTCCGGCGTGGTCGCATTTGATTCCAAGACCGGAAAGACGCTGTGGGAGAACGTCGGCAAGTCGACTTGGGACGGCGTTGAGACCGGTTATCGTGATGGCGATACTTACAAGTGGACCGGTGAAGAACAAATCGTGAGTTACTCCTCACCCATTGCCGCCACGATTCACGGGAAGCGTCATGTGTTGTGCTTGTTGCGGCATGGTCTGGTATCGCTCGATCCTGAAAATGGTGAACTTCGCTTCAAACACTGGTTCCGCGTCCGCAATCATGAATCTGTCAACGCGGTCCGTCCGGTTGTCATTGATGGCGACAAGATTTTTCTGACGGCCGCCTATAAAGCCGGTTCCGTTTTGCTGAAAGTTGCAGCGGATGGAAAATCTGTCAGCGAACTTTGGAAAGATCGCGACAACCTTCAAGGACACTGGTCGACACCGATTGAAGTCGATGGCTACATCTACGGCTTCTCTGGCCGACACGAACATGAAGGCGAATTCCGGTGCGTCTCCGTCAAGACTGGGAAAGTCGAATGGTCCACGAGCGGATACGAAGGTGATCTCGACAAACTACCGATTCTCGCACTCAATCGTCGCACAGGTGAGGTCATTAACCGAACCACGAACGAACGTGTGACCCCGCCGTTCTTCGGTCGTGGTTCACATATTCGGGTAGGGAACCGATTTATCATCCTTGGTGAATACGGCACGCTTTCGTTAGCCGAGGTCAATCCAAAGAAATACGTGGAACTTGAACGAACCTATTATCCAGAGATCCATTACCCCGCCTGGCCGGCTCCCGTATTGTCACGCGGGCGGCTTTATTTGCGTAGCGAAGATTACCTCGTCTGCTTGGAGTTGTCGGCTGCGAAATAGCATTTGTGGTCAAGCGGATTCCGGCGGGGATGATTGGCAGATCGGGCAGTAAAAGGTTGATCGCTGGGCTTGCACGACTCGCTGGATCGGTGTTTCCTGGCAGGTCGGGCAAAGTTCCTCGGCACGAGCGTAGACTCGGTGTTCGTTTTGATACCCGCCTGCCTTGTTCAATGCATTTCGATATGTGCCATCGGAGAGTGTTGAACCTTCGTAGCGAATGGCGTCGGAGAGTATCTGTCGAACAGCATCGTGGAGCCGATCAATCTCGGTTTCGGTCAAACTCGAACACAATGTAAACGGCGAAATGCCGGACAGATGAAGGATTTCACTCGCGTAGAGATTGCCGATCCCCGCAACAATCTTCTGATCGAGCATGGCGACCTTGATGGCACGGTTGGTTTTCTGGAGACGTTGAGTCCATTCCTCACGATCGATCGTCAGGGCATCCGGGCCGAGTTTGACGGTACGCAACTCATCGAATTCCGCCGGACGATACAACCGCACCGTGCCCAAGCCACGCCGATCCCAAAACCAAAGTTTCGATTCGGATTCGCCGTCCGAAAGCGTCCAACAAATTCGCAAGTGTTCCGTGCTGGGCGGGTCGGCAAGCAACATCAGGCCGGTCATGCGAGGTTCGATGACGAAGGCGTCACCGGATGAAAGGTGCAAAACAACGCGTTTCGCCAGCCGATCTACGCTGGTGATTGTCTGCTCACGGGCGCGACGCTGCATCGTTCGAACGGTCGGCGTGATGCTGATGGGCTTACAAGGACACCGACATTCCGAAACCGTGCGGATGATCTTTCCTGCGACGTGTGGACGAATTCCGCGAACCATCGTTTCGACTTCCGGCAATTCCGGCATGGTGTTTGAGTCCAAGTTTTCTGAAGGTCGGTCTTGTAAATCGTGGTCGTAATGAAATCAGCGATTCCGCGGATTTTACGGTCTCCACGTTTCATTACGATGTCACAGTTCCGGGAAAACAGGTTCTCTGGGAAACCGGTATCCATTTCACGGCCCACTTGACGCCGCCCGATTCCCGAGGGATGCTCGATCATAGACCAAACTCTCCAAGTTTGTCGTGTTCCGACAATTCGCTGCGCGATCTTGCGTCTGAGCCGCATTCTCTTGGAGAGAGAATCAACGTATGAATCGAAATGTCGCCGACGTGCGGAGTTTCCGCTCGACCAATTTTCCCCGATGGGAGTGGAGAATGTTCAAAATTCAGCAAGCAAAACCGCGACCCCAACTTGGGACGATTCGCGGTGGAAACACCGTTTTGACCGTCCTGGGAACGGTTGCGGCGTTTTCGGTCGTTCTCGGAGCGGCTTGGTTCGTGATGGCTCCCAGCAAGCCAGTCGTCACACAAGTGCAACCGAGCAACACCGACGAATCAAAACCAATGGCTTCGGAAGTGATTCCAGCCACCCGACAATCGACACCGGATGTCCCAGCCGAACCAGTGAGTCAACCGGTTGCGGTCGTTGAAACCGAAGTACCCGCCGAGGTCAAACCGCAAGCACCGACTGCTGCCGAGCAAGTTGAAGCTCATTTGGCCGCCGGTGAGTTCGGATTGGCCACCGAGGTCGCTCAAACGATTGCCGAGATCAAGTCGCGAGACTTGCTACTGCGACGCATCGCGGACGTGCAACTTGAAGCGGGCGAATTCGCAGCCGCAGGCGATGCCATCGGACGCATCACCCTGCCACAAGTTCGAGGCCAAGCGGAAACCGCTCGGCAAACCGAACAAACTTTGGCCGGTGGTGGTTCGCAGGCGAACTTCAGCGAAATCTTGCAGTTGATCCAAACCGCGACTTCCGGCCCCTGGGCACCAGACGATCCCGAAAAAACCGTCACACCATTCGGTATGGTTTCCGGCGGGATTTCTGTCGATCCGCTCGGTCAGCTCGCGTTGGTCAGCAAGGCCGACACGAATAACCGGTTGGCTCAGATTGGTCGTCGCGCTCGCCGTGCCGATTTGAACGACGACATGGCTCAAGCCAGCAACTTGCGAATCGTTTCGCTGAAGCGTTTGGAACGCGAAGTGGCGGGGCGTTTGAACCGCTCGGAGCCTGTTCTCAAGACGATGCAACACTTGGCCGGTTTGTCCCGGGTTCAGTTTGTGTTTGTCGATTCCAAAAACCAGGATGTTCTCATCGGTGGCCCAGCTGAGGCGTGGGAATACGATCAACTCGGCCGACCGGTCGGTGTCGATTCCGGTCGACCGATGATGCATCTCGACGACTTGGTTACGGTTCTTCGTGTGTTCTCGCCAGCGGGCAGCAGCATTTTTCGATGCTCGATCGATCCGCGAGCGGAAGGCATGCAAAAGCTCAAGGAAGTTGTGGAACGGTCCAACGCACGGGGTTCACTCTCGGCAGGTGCCGGTACACGCAGCTTCGTTCGCAAGTGTGGCGAAGCCCTCGGCCAGCAAGATGCTGTCTTCGCAGGTGTGCCAGACAACTCTCGCGTGGCTCGCGTGATGTTGGAAGCCGACTACAAGATGAAGCTCATCGGAATCGATAAGTTGGACGCTGGCTCGCAGATTCCATCGTTCTTCGATCTGCTCGACGCCAAGACCGTCAAGCAAAATCCCCCATCACTGGATGCTTTGCGATGGTGGCTGACGATGAAATACGATTCCGTCTTGCACGATCCAAATCGTCAAGTTTTTGAAATCCAAGGCTCGTCCGTGTTGTGCCGATCCGAAAATGAACTCGTGACCGCGACGGGCGAACGAATTCACACGGGTGAATCAACGACGACGAACTCTCAGTTCGCTCAAAAATTCACGGCCAACTATTCGGAACTCGCTCAACGGGAGCCAGTTTTCGCGGACCTGCAAAACATCTTCGACTTGGCATTGGTCGCTGCTCTGGTTCAGCATGAGAACTTGGTGAGCTACCCCCAAGGCTACGGTGTGTTTGCACCCAACGGCCAATACCAGCCGGAAGAATTCGCCGTGCCGAAAACCGTCGATACGGTCGTTAATCACCGAGTGTACGGCGGACGTGATGTGATCGTCCAGGTCGCTGGCGGTGTGCGAGCAGACTTGGCATCGGTTCTTCGTGACCAATCGGTCTACCGAGTCGCCGAGCGACTCAGCGGCATGACTTCCAAAGTCGACACCAACGCCATTCCTGACGGTCGATGGTGGTGGGACGCGAAGTAGTTGATCAATTGATGCAATAAACGAAGAACGCCTCTGGAGATTCCAGAGGCGTTCTTTTTTGATCGAGCTGAATTGCAGTCGATTACAGCGAGCGAAGATTGTATGCCTTGCGATACCATGAGTTGAACATGTAACCCTTCATGTTCCAGTCGACTCGTTCGGGCATGGCTTCACCGGCGGAATCGACGGCTCTTGCGTAAACAATGCCGCGAATGCTACGAACCGGGATTTCCAGTTTCCACAAAGACCATACATACGGGTCCGGTTCCCGCTCGAATTTGGCCACCTGCCAGGACCTTCCGCCGTTGACGGAAACTTCCACTCGCTTCAGTGTTCGGCCATTTCCGGGCGGCAATGCGTATCCCGTGACCTCCATCAACTCTTGCGTGTCGGTGGAACGAGATGCGATCCGAGCAATGCCGCAGTTCATCGGATAGCGGTACAGTGGGCCCGCTTCTGCCCATGCGGTTGGCGTGTTCTCTTCGACCAGTTTGTAAGCGTCCTGGACGTAATGATTCGGCATGGTCCGATTGCTAACCACGATCTTGCCCAACCATTTCACACTACGAGCGCCGATGTAGCCCGGCACAACCGTGCGAAGCGGATACCCGTGATCTGGCGTGAGCGGCAAGCCATTCATTTTGTGAGTGAGCAGCGCGCCCGGCATGGCTTCGGTGTCGTCCATCGCTTTCGACAACGGAATTGATCCGCCGAAACCGATGGTCTTGCCTTTTTTCTTGATCTCATCAAGACCTTCGAACCAGACGTGTTTGGCGTCGGGTTGCACGCCAACGGCCTTGAGAACTTCGGACAACGGAATTCCCGTCCATGAGGCATTTCCAATCGCCTGCGATTGCCATTGTACGCCGTCGACGGCACGGACCGCACTGTGTTCGTTTCGTCGATTCCCGGCACAGGTCATTGAAGCAATCACCGTCTTGGACGGGTACTTGTCCATCAACTCTTTGAGCGAAATCTCGCCGGGGTGATTCACCATCCCTTCGATTTTCAAACGGAACTGATCCGCATCAATTTGTGGCGACGCCGCATGACTTCGAACGTAGAAGAACTTCTCTGGCGTGATCCACGTCTTGACCAACTCTTCGATCGGCGGTTCCGCGTTGGGCGGCACTTCCGTGTGATAGATGAGCCCACCGCCGGCCGATTCCTTCGAGTCTGCCCACGTCGGACACAACCCGTTTCCAATCGCAGCGGCGGCCAGGAAACCCTGCCCAGCGGTTCGCAAGAATTGACGGCGATTCGGCTGAATTTGCATTGGCGAGCTTTCCATTTCTGCAGGAGAAAAATTCAAGTCTCAAAGATCGTCGTTTGACTCGTGTTCATCGTCCGCAGTCGCCGAAGGGGTTTCCGCACTGTTGCGACGGAACACCGCGCAAACGTCTGCAATCGGGACCACGAATAGCACGTTGTCCGGTTCCAAGTCGACAGGAATCGCGTTCTTGGGGTGGAACAGGACCTTGTCGTATTTTCGGATTGGAAAGTCCTCGTCACGATCAATTTGCACGCTAATTTCGACAATTCGACCGGTAATCGTGGGGATCTCCGCGTCATCGGGGAGAACAATGCCCCCTTTGGTGGTTTGCTTCGCTTCGTCTTTACGGATCAGAACGCGATTCCCCAATGGTTCGACAAATTCCGTCAACGTTGTTCCCTTCGATTTTGATTGACTAATGTCACTTCGATTATCTGAACGCAAAAAATTACGCTTGGCTCGCGACTTGCCGGACCGCTTTCACCATTCCGGCCGCAAACTCTCCGACCTCGCGAATGACATCGTCTCGACTCGTGAATTTGTCGCTCAGTTTTTCCAAGTACCGCACGATTCTTGAGCCAACGATCACACCGTCCGCATGCCCTCGGAGAATGTCAACTTGCTCAGGGCCGCTCACACCAAAACCAACCGCCAACGGCAGATCCGTTTTCTCACGCAACCGATCGAGATGCTCGGTCAGCTCCGGTGGAAGTTGATCGCGTGCCCCTGTGGTGCCAGCAATGGAAATGCAATACAGGAAGCCGCTCGCTGCCTCGATGATCTTCTCAGCACGGTGGACCGGCGTAGTGGGTGCGATCAGTTGCACCAAATCCAAGCCGTGTTGACGGGTTCGTTCGGCGAACTCGCTTGCTTCATCACCGGGTAAGTCTGGGACGATCAACCCTGCAAACCCGGCGGACTTGGCATCGGCGAGAAACCGTTCCACACCTACCCGAAAAACGAGCGAATAAGCAACCATTGCCACCAACGGAGCTGATCCATTTTTGGTTTGCGCGGAGACCATGTCGAAGATGTCACCGACACGAATACCCTTTTGGAGTGCTCGCGTGTACGAGGCTTGGATCACCGGACCGTCCGCTATCGGATCGCTGTACGGAAAGCCGACTTCGATCAAATCTACCTTTTGACGGGAAAGTTCTTGAATCAATTCTCCCGTCATTTGGATGTCGGGATCACCGGCCGTCACAAACGGCATGAACGCCATGCGTCCCTCGGATCGCGTTGTTTCGAAGACCTGGCTGATCGCTGAAGATGACACGAATTGATCTCTCGCTGGAAACAAATAGAAGCAGATGCAAACGAGTTTCGGACGACGCTAAATTTCTTGTCCCAAGACGCGGGCCACTTCTTGTACGTCTTTGTCACCTCGACCCGAGAGACAAATCACGACGTTCTCACTGCCCGATCGTTGGTCTTTGGTCGCCAAGAGATGCGCGATTGCATGAGAACTTTCGAGCGCGGGAAGAATCCCTTCGAGAGTTGCCATCGTTCGGAACGCATCAAGGGCGGCATCATCGGAAACGCTCAGGTATTGGACTCGTCCGGCATCTTTCCAATAGCTGTGCTCCGGGCCCACACCGGGGTAGTCCAGACCGGCGGAAACGGAATGAACATCGAGTGTTTGACCGTCATCGTCTTGGAGCACGTAACTGTAACTTCCGTGCAGGACACCTTTCTCCCCATGCGACAACGAAGCTGCATGGTCTCCCGCGTTCGGTCCACGACCGCCGGGCTCGATTCCGGTGAGTTTGACGTCGTCATCAATGAATGGGTAGAACATGCCCGCTGCGTTCGAACCGCCACCGACACAGGCGACGATCTCATCCGGCAACTTGCCGAACGCCGCCTCACATTGCTTTTTCGCTTCTTTGCCGATGACCGATTGGAAGTCCCGAACGATCAACGGAAACGGATGCGGACCAACCACGGAACCCAGGATGTAATGGGTGTTTTCGACGGTGGCCATCCAATCTCGCATGGCTTCGTTGGTGGCATCTCGTAGGGTTCGCGAACCGGACGTGACCGGCCGAACTTCTGCTCCCATGGTTTTCATTTTGAAGACGTTCAACCGTTGACGTCGAATGTCTTCCTCACCCATGAAAACACAACACTCAAGCCCGAATCGGGCACACGCGGTCGCGGTCGCTACACCGTGCTGGCCGGCACCGGTTTCTGCGATGACACGTTTTTTGCCCATCCGCAAACACAACAACGCCTGGCCCAAACTGTTGTTGATCTTGTGTGCACCGGTATGATTGAGGTCTTCCCGTTTGAGGTAGACGTTGCAACCGGCTTGCTCGCTCAACCGCTCCGCGTGGTACAGCGGATTCGGCCGCCCCACGTAATTCATCAGCAAGTCATCCAACTGCCGATTGAATTCAGGATCTGCTTTCGCGGAGGCGTAAGCTTCCGTCAGTTCCTCAAGGGCGTGCATCAGCGTCTCGGGAACGAAACGCCGACCGAATTCACCGAATCGCCCAGCGGCATCGGGCACTTGGCTGAGGGGAACGCTACTTGTGGACATGAATAAACCGTTTGGGGCAAATTGCAGAAACGTCAAATTCCAATTGTTTGATCGTCCGATTCTAGGCGGAAGATGTGAAAACGCCAAGCAACTCAATCCGGATGACGAGAATTCCTAACGTAATTTGTTGAAGAAGCGTCTAGAATCCGTTTACTCGTCGAAGAGCACTTTCCCAAATCCAAAAGAAGACTGATATGTGGTTCACCGAAACGGCTTGGCCGCCGATTATGATTGCCGCCACCATTGGGGTTGCGTTTCTACTGAAGTGGTATTCCGTGCAGAGACCCATCTATCTGATCACCGGTGGCCTGTTTTTGGTGAGTTGTCTGGTTATCTACGGGGTCGAATTGTCTGTTGTCACGGAAGGGGAGGTTGTCGAGGGACATGTCCAAGGTTTGACGGGAGCCGTCGTTGACGGCGACATTGAGAAGGCTCAATCGTATTTTGCGGACAACCCTTACGGCACAGCAATCAAGATTGCGCTCGATCGATTGCTGTCGAGTTACGACATCGAGAACGATTTGGCCATCACCGATTTCTATGTGACGACGGATGAACAGGAGAAAGAGGCCGTGGCCCATTTTCGTGCGAACGGTTCTGTCGGTGGTCGTGGTGAAGTCGCGATGCGGAGCGGTCCGACACGTTGGGAACTGACGTGGGAAAAGCAATCCGACGGCCAATGGAAGGTTGTCCAAGTCCAGCAACTCAACCCGGTCGATGGCACGCGTGTCGGTTGGTTCGACCGGTATATTCGTTAATGCATGATGATACGCTCCACCGTCGTGAATTGATTGTGAGAATACACTCGCCGCGGCTGTGGTATTCATCTTGCAGCGATATTGGTCTCCGCATAAAACTCGATTGTTAGAGCCGATCGACGTGGATTCAATGGACGAGTGAGATTGCCGGATGACGAATTCATCCCGACAGCCAAACGCGAATGGAAAACCGTTTCTTGGGCTGCACTTGCGGTGCTGCAACGTCTACACCCGTATCTACATCAATGCCCAAAAGGATGCGTTCGCCGGTTGGTGTCCGCGGTGTGCACGTCCCGTACGGGTGGAGATCAGCAACGATGGGAGTGGTTCCAACTCGCGGATGTTCTCCGCCGGTTGATTCCATCAACGTGCACGACGGTCGTAGACTTTCTTGCCATCCAGCCAAGTTTGCTCAACCTGCGTGTCACGGATGTCGTCAGCAGAACACGTGAGCAAGTTGCGATCGACGAGGATAAAGTCCGCCCGCTTGCCGACTTCGAGGGAACCGATTTCTTCCTCTGCTCGCATCAACCAAGCGTTGTTGCTGGTGTAAAACCGGATCATCTGTTCGCGGCTCAGAGCTTGTTCGGGGTGGATCGGAGAGTCATGCCAACGGGCTTTTCGCGTGACGGCGACCCACATTCCCAGGAACGGGTTGTAGGGGTTCACGCTGCGGAGCGAACCGATTTTCTGCATGTGATCACTGCCACCACCAGCGATGACGTTCGCATCGAATAGACTCCGCAACGGAATAAAGTACGACAACCGTTCCGAACCAAATTGATTAACCAATGTGCGGGCATCGAGATACAACCACGCTGGCTGCAAGTCGACGCCAATGCCTAGTTTCGCAGCCATATCAATGGCCTTGCGACTCATGAAACTCGAATGTGTGATTGACGAGTGAGTTGGAGCAATCGGAATGTCGGCGTTCACCTTCTCGTAGGCATCCACCAACGCCTCCACAGCGGCGTCTCCCTGACAATGAGCCGTGAAGGCCAATCCACGTTTGGCACAGGCTCGCACAAGGGTTTCGAGTCGTTGCGATTCGATGTACCGCATACCTCGGTACGCTGGGTCTTCAATGCCGTAGATGGTGCTGATCCCCCATGGTCGACGAAAGAATGCACTCCCAGTCAGCATGCCGCCATCTTGAAAAACTTTGACACCAATCACGCCCAGCATCGGGTGGGGCTTCTGGAACAGCGGATCGGATGCGAATTCATCGAGACGTTTTTCGATCGCATCCAGCTTTCCGTTCGGACTCAGTCCGCGAGACATCCGCACGCGAACTGTCAGGCGGTCGGCTTGCCACAATCGTTCGTATTGTGTTCGTGAAGAGTCGTTACAGTTCCGGTCAATCACGCCAGTGATGCCGGAACGGTTGTAGTCGGAAAATAATTGCACGAGCCGATCATCACGGTCGGCTTCGGAAAGCCTTTTTCGATTGGAGTTTGCTTTCGATTTCAACACTGAAGAGAGCCGCCGCAGAATGCCGTTGGGTTCGCCCGTCTTCGGGTCGACCATCACGTTTTCCGGGTGCTCGGCTGCGAATTCCTTGTTGATCCCGTTTTCGGCAAGGGCCAACGAGTTTGCGCTCCCATCTGGACCCGTGCGGAAAACAACCGGGTGCTCGGGTGCGACGGAATCGAGTTCCCACCGCGTGGGGTACCTCTGTTCGCGAAGTCGAGTAATAAACACCTGTGATAACCGAATCCATTCGCCCTTCGGAACCACACGTGTTCGTTGCCGCACGTATGCGAGTACATCGGCGATGGTCTCGAACGTGGGGATCTCGTGATCGGCCTCGAATTGGCTTGCAGACACCGGGTGCGTGTGCGAGTCAATCAAACCAGGCAACACCATTCGACCATCAAGGTCAATCACCTTTGTCGATGGTTCAATTGCGGATTCGATGTCGTCATTGGTTCCCACGCCAATGATGCGGCCATCTCGCACAGCGAGCGCGTTGACGACTCGAAATTCATCATCAACGGTAACGATGCGCCCCCCACGAATGACCAAGTCGGCGGGTTCCGCCGACCAGACCGAGATGGGAAAGATCAGCGAGAGAAGAGTGATTCGAAACATCGCACACGAGGCCTTAAAGATGGGAGAGTGCAGCCATCAACGTAGACTAATGCGTTGAAAGGCAATGAACAACTCAGCACACCTGCGAAGTCGTCAACGTCGGCTCGATATCTGCGGTTCCAACCTGAGTGTTCGTTCTTGCAGTGAGTCGGTGCAACATTCGGCTTGAGCCAACTTTGTTTTCACGCTATCTTCCGCCTCGCTCGACGACTGGGGGGCCGGACCGGCGAGCGACATGGAACATGGATTGGTTCCACCATGGTGCACCGCTGTCTTGAACAGTGGTCAACCGAAACTTCATGATGAAGGTGTCATTTGTGATTTCGGAATCGCAAGCAATCTCCCCACCCCCAGAATCCCTCCCTATGTCTGCCGACCGGCGGAAACGACTTCTCGTGGTTGATGGACAGGCCGAAACCACCGAGGTTCTACGCGCGATTTTCGAGCCACGCGGGATGGAAATTGACCGGGTTAAGGCGGAGACAAACCGCGTAAGCGGCAACGACCAAGAAGCCAACCTAATTGTGCTCCACGAACAGACCGATGCCTCATCGAAGTCTGATGACCAACGGTCCGCTGTGCCACGGGTGATCATCGGTCGCATGGAACGTTCGCAACCTCGACAGGCATCGAAGCCAACTCCGGAATCGGGTTCGTCAGAACGATACCTCTCGGAACCGTTCCACTATGGCGAGTTGGTTCAAGCCATTGAGGATCTGCTCGCGGACGCGGACACAGACCAACAACGGGCGGCTTAGGGACCAATCGGAGCGGATTGGGGCGATTGACGAATTCATCGGCAAATTCGTATTTTTCCCGCCCTTGCGCTGCGGTCATGGGGCCACCTTGGTACAGTTAGAGAGTCATTACATCCCCGAGATTGCTCAAAAGTTGTACAACATCAATGGGTCACCATGCATTGGGCCAGCATGGCTTCCGATCTCGGACTTGTCACACCGTGATGATTCGTAACACCGAAGAATTGCCGTTCGCATCCCCTAAGACGCGTATTGGGGTGCTGATCGCAACGTACCGAGGGATCGTGTCGTGACCAAAGCGACATTACTGGTTGTCCAAGGAGTCGACCAGGGGGCTCGATTTGAGGTTGGTCGTGAACCAATCGTGGTCGGTCGGGGCACCCGAAGTGGAATCCGCATTCTCGATACGGAAGTCTCGCGTTCGCACGCCCAATTCCTGTACGACGGGGAAAAGTGCGTGGTGGAGGATCTTGGCAGTTCCAATGGAACACTAGTTAACGGCACGCCGATCCGACGGAAGACACTACGAAACGGGGACCGTGTGCAGATCGGTCGCACACAACTGGCCTTCCGAGACACAACCGCTGACGAAAGTGCGTTCAAGGTCGATCTCCGCGCTGAGCCGGAACCGCAATCGAGTATCGTTTCGGAGTTGGAGCAGAATGCCGGAGACACATTGCTCCGGCAGGCACGCGGGTCAGACAGCCGAACGGTGGCTCGGTCGCTACAAAATCTGCGGACGCTCTACCGCATTAGCGAAGAAGCCGTTCAGTCTTCTATGTCGCTCAGTCAGTTGTTGCGGCGGATGCTCGATCTGACCTTGGAAGCCGTCGGAGCCGATCGCGGCTGTATTCTGCTCGACTCGCCCACTGAAAATGGGAAACTCGAGCCACAAGCCCTGAGTTACCGCTCGCAATCCGCTGATCCCAGTAGAATGCCGGTGTCCCGGAGTATTGTTGATTACGTGCTCCGCAAAGGTCAAAGCGTTCGCACCTCCGATGCCCGCCGCGATCGCCGTTTTCCACGTGGTGAAAGCATTGTCCGAGCCGGTATTCGTGAAGCCATGTGTGTGCCGGTTCCTGGTCATCATGCGACGCATGGTGTTGTCTACGTGGATATTACGTCGACGGACGAGCACGTT
This window encodes:
- the mutM gene encoding bifunctional DNA-formamidopyrimidine glycosylase/DNA-(apurinic or apyrimidinic site) lyase, translated to MPELPEVETMVRGIRPHVAGKIIRTVSECRCPCKPISITPTVRTMQRRAREQTITSVDRLAKRVVLHLSSGDAFVIEPRMTGLMLLADPPSTEHLRICWTLSDGESESKLWFWDRRGLGTVRLYRPAEFDELRTVKLGPDALTIDREEWTQRLQKTNRAIKVAMLDQKIVAGIGNLYASEILHLSGISPFTLCSSLTETEIDRLHDAVRQILSDAIRYEGSTLSDGTYRNALNKAGGYQNEHRVYARAEELCPTCQETPIQRVVQAQRSTFYCPICQSSPPESA
- a CDS encoding molybdopterin-dependent oxidoreductase, coding for MQIQPNRRQFLRTAGQGFLAAAAIGNGLCPTWADSKESAGGGLIYHTEVPPNAEPPIEELVKTWITPEKFFYVRSHAASPQIDADQFRLKIEGMVNHPGEISLKELMDKYPSKTVIASMTCAGNRRNEHSAVRAVDGVQWQSQAIGNASWTGIPLSEVLKAVGVQPDAKHVWFEGLDEIKKKGKTIGFGGSIPLSKAMDDTEAMPGALLTHKMNGLPLTPDHGYPLRTVVPGYIGARSVKWLGKIVVSNRTMPNHYVQDAYKLVEENTPTAWAEAGPLYRYPMNCGIARIASRSTDTQELMEVTGYALPPGNGRTLKRVEVSVNGGRSWQVAKFEREPDPYVWSLWKLEIPVRSIRGIVYARAVDSAGEAMPERVDWNMKGYMFNSWYRKAYNLRSL
- a CDS encoding DUF1598 domain-containing protein, giving the protein MFKIQQAKPRPQLGTIRGGNTVLTVLGTVAAFSVVLGAAWFVMAPSKPVVTQVQPSNTDESKPMASEVIPATRQSTPDVPAEPVSQPVAVVETEVPAEVKPQAPTAAEQVEAHLAAGEFGLATEVAQTIAEIKSRDLLLRRIADVQLEAGEFAAAGDAIGRITLPQVRGQAETARQTEQTLAGGGSQANFSEILQLIQTATSGPWAPDDPEKTVTPFGMVSGGISVDPLGQLALVSKADTNNRLAQIGRRARRADLNDDMAQASNLRIVSLKRLEREVAGRLNRSEPVLKTMQHLAGLSRVQFVFVDSKNQDVLIGGPAEAWEYDQLGRPVGVDSGRPMMHLDDLVTVLRVFSPAGSSIFRCSIDPRAEGMQKLKEVVERSNARGSLSAGAGTRSFVRKCGEALGQQDAVFAGVPDNSRVARVMLEADYKMKLIGIDKLDAGSQIPSFFDLLDAKTVKQNPPSLDALRWWLTMKYDSVLHDPNRQVFEIQGSSVLCRSENELVTATGERIHTGESTTTNSQFAQKFTANYSELAQREPVFADLQNIFDLALVAALVQHENLVSYPQGYGVFAPNGQYQPEEFAVPKTVDTVVNHRVYGGRDVIVQVAGGVRADLASVLRDQSVYRVAERLSGMTSKVDTNAIPDGRWWWDAK
- a CDS encoding outer membrane protein assembly factor BamB family protein; translated protein: MGRRLIAGAGLCWAVMVCGIASVSEAAEPSATSSPQATTNLRPGHDWPKFLGPDGTGVSQETNLLSEWPEGGPKVVWKQQIGTGYSAPSVRNGRLVIFHRLEDEEIIECQNAATGESIWKTSYPSTYSDPYGYNNGPRCTPLLTEERCFTYGAEGKLVCTDLQTGKQLWKRDVKADWKLPQAFFGIGCTPILEGDRLIVLVGGQPNSGVVAFDSKTGKTLWENVGKSTWDGVETGYRDGDTYKWTGEEQIVSYSSPIAATIHGKRHVLCLLRHGLVSLDPENGELRFKHWFRVRNHESVNAVRPVVIDGDKIFLTAAYKAGSVLLKVAADGKSVSELWKDRDNLQGHWSTPIEVDGYIYGFSGRHEHEGEFRCVSVKTGKVEWSTSGYEGDLDKLPILALNRRTGEVINRTTNERVTPPFFGRGSHIRVGNRFIILGEYGTLSLAEVNPKKYVELERTYYPEIHYPAWPAPVLSRGRLYLRSEDYLVCLELSAAK
- the trpA gene encoding tryptophan synthase subunit alpha codes for the protein MSSSAISQVFETTRSEGRMAFMPFVTAGDPDIQMTGELIQELSRQKVDLIEVGFPYSDPIADGPVIQASYTRALQKGIRVGDIFDMVSAQTKNGSAPLVAMVAYSLVFRVGVERFLADAKSAGFAGLIVPDLPGDEASEFAERTRQHGLDLVQLIAPTTPVHRAEKIIEAASGFLYCISIAGTTGARDQLPPELTEHLDRLREKTDLPLAVGFGVSGPEQVDILRGHADGVIVGSRIVRYLEKLSDKFTSRDDVIREVGEFAAGMVKAVRQVASQA
- a CDS encoding co-chaperone GroES; translated protein: MTEFVEPLGNRVLIRKDEAKQTTKGGIVLPDDAEIPTITGRIVEISVQIDRDEDFPIRKYDKVLFHPKNAIPVDLEPDNVLFVVPIADVCAVFRRNSAETPSATADDEHESNDDL